A window of the Virgibacillus pantothenticus genome harbors these coding sequences:
- a CDS encoding ABC transporter permease, which translates to MIAILIAKAKHLLRNPWTFLSFIGMSIGFAFITGSAGQENMIRVPVAVMDDEVNQSSIKTALEQEEAILFKEMEKKDMFQLIEDGKVEVGVLLRKDSYELVVGVESTTVTMVDNAVHQAYIQYLQQKKIVDHASESRQEKDAFVKEMNHALDEPVFTVRVSNFTSDKGFIYDSRYQFLFGFSLFFVIYTIGYNVLPILIEKQDGIWDRLILSPVKKWDMYAGNMIYSFFVGYLQVAIIFSFFYFIIGIDFNGMFMEALLLLIPYVFTIVALAILLTAVVKNAQQFNAVITIFAVCMAMIGGAYWPIEIVESKILIGLSKINPLTYGMEILHGAVNYGYSFEQLFYPISILLLMGVVMISIGIHLMEKRHI; encoded by the coding sequence ATGATTGCTATTTTGATTGCAAAGGCGAAACATCTATTACGTAATCCTTGGACATTTCTCAGCTTTATTGGAATGTCGATTGGCTTTGCTTTCATTACGGGATCTGCTGGGCAAGAGAATATGATCCGTGTTCCTGTAGCAGTTATGGATGATGAAGTTAACCAATCTTCTATAAAGACAGCATTAGAACAAGAAGAAGCAATTCTGTTTAAGGAAATGGAAAAAAAGGATATGTTTCAATTAATTGAAGATGGAAAAGTAGAAGTTGGTGTTTTATTAAGGAAGGATTCTTACGAGTTAGTTGTAGGTGTAGAATCTACTACGGTTACGATGGTGGATAATGCTGTACACCAAGCATATATCCAGTATTTACAGCAAAAGAAAATAGTAGATCATGCAAGCGAGTCTCGGCAAGAGAAAGATGCATTTGTAAAGGAAATGAATCATGCTTTAGATGAACCAGTGTTTACCGTCCGTGTAAGTAATTTCACCAGCGATAAAGGATTCATCTATGATTCGAGGTATCAATTTTTGTTCGGTTTTAGTTTATTCTTTGTTATTTATACGATCGGCTATAATGTACTACCTATTTTAATTGAAAAGCAGGATGGGATTTGGGATCGGCTTATTTTATCACCTGTAAAAAAATGGGATATGTATGCTGGTAATATGATTTATAGCTTTTTCGTTGGCTATTTACAGGTAGCAATTATTTTTTCGTTTTTCTATTTTATTATTGGGATTGATTTTAACGGCATGTTTATGGAGGCTTTATTGCTGTTAATTCCTTATGTTTTTACGATCGTTGCATTAGCTATTTTGTTAACCGCTGTGGTGAAAAATGCACAGCAATTTAATGCCGTCATCACGATTTTTGCAGTATGTATGGCGATGATTGGTGGGGCATATTGGCCAATTGAAATTGTGGAATCGAAAATTTTGATTGGCCTATCGAAAATAAATCCGTTAACCTATGGGATGGAAATATTACATGGAGCTGTGAATTATGGTTATTCATTTGAACAGCTTTTCTATCCGATTAGCATACTGTTATTAATGGGAGTTGTCATGATTAGTATCGGTATTCATTTAATGGAAAAACGGCATATTTGA
- a CDS encoding YhgE/Pip domain-containing protein: MKNSWRIFFTDIKKVSKNWVAAIIIGGLILLPSFYAWFNIKASWDPYGQTDQIPVGVVNEDQGATVRGQDINVGKDLVKTLKENKKMDWRFTDRKTAMEEVEYGNYFAVIVIPKNFSKRLGTVIEDNPEKANVEYYVNEKINAIAPKITEKGASVIVEQISSQFISTVNGVIFDMFNNLGIELEKDLPDIKRFENYVFEMEEKLPEINDLLNQSLSDANQAQDIVNKAQNLIPDAKEATDNGLTTIDNTTALLKKAEGRLNEMAPKIEQDLRKVQDIANKANNFIQDIQQVDIDFSEGKELANQINHQLDDGANRVGSVIELLEQLKQQNEQSDNNQNEEQGNNPSIDNQQLDQVIERLTTLQEGLTNVKETNKEVIQFIDTKHGDVEQTIGELQQLAENTSTNIDAFVKEYKESIEPTVMAEISRAKNTLSKARGILVDIQGMIPEVERILGSTESNLGEGEDILKRALGEFPYVNSKVKELADRIRSIQGETDINEIIKLLQNDPEAEKGFFAEPVQLNQNKLFPMENYGTGMTPFYTVLAIWVGGLLLISLLATDVHELVNYTERQMYFGRLFTFMGIGFLQTIIVTAGDLLLLGVDAAEPYWFLLFGIFISMIFMLIIYTVVSVFGDVGKAMVIVFLVLQIAGSGGTYPVVLLPEFFQAINPFLPFTYAIDLLREAIGGIVWQRASKDIFYLCSFGAAAIVLGAFLKPVINRHTNKLKEKSKESGLFH; this comes from the coding sequence ATGAAAAACAGCTGGCGAATTTTTTTCACAGATATAAAAAAGGTAAGTAAGAACTGGGTAGCTGCCATCATCATTGGTGGTCTGATACTATTACCCTCTTTCTATGCTTGGTTTAACATTAAAGCTTCTTGGGATCCATATGGGCAAACCGACCAAATTCCTGTCGGCGTGGTAAATGAAGACCAGGGCGCAACAGTGAGAGGGCAGGATATTAACGTAGGAAAAGATCTTGTAAAAACGTTAAAAGAAAATAAGAAGATGGATTGGCGGTTCACTGATCGTAAAACAGCGATGGAAGAAGTAGAATACGGCAATTATTTTGCTGTGATTGTGATTCCGAAAAATTTTTCCAAGCGTCTCGGGACCGTCATTGAAGATAATCCGGAAAAAGCGAATGTAGAATATTATGTGAATGAAAAAATTAATGCAATTGCCCCGAAAATTACGGAAAAAGGTGCTTCAGTCATTGTGGAACAAATTAGCAGTCAATTTATTTCTACTGTTAATGGAGTAATCTTTGATATGTTTAATAACTTAGGGATTGAACTAGAAAAGGATCTCCCTGATATAAAACGATTTGAAAATTATGTGTTTGAGATGGAAGAAAAACTGCCAGAAATTAATGACCTGCTTAATCAATCATTATCAGATGCAAATCAGGCGCAAGACATCGTTAACAAGGCACAAAATTTAATACCTGATGCGAAAGAAGCGACCGATAATGGGTTAACTACGATTGATAATACGACAGCCTTGTTAAAGAAAGCGGAAGGTCGTTTAAACGAAATGGCGCCAAAAATAGAACAGGATTTACGGAAAGTGCAGGATATTGCGAATAAAGCAAACAACTTTATCCAAGATATTCAGCAAGTAGATATTGATTTTAGTGAAGGAAAAGAACTAGCTAATCAAATTAATCACCAGCTTGACGATGGAGCTAACAGAGTTGGATCTGTAATCGAATTGTTAGAGCAATTAAAGCAGCAAAACGAACAATCCGATAACAACCAAAATGAAGAGCAAGGCAATAACCCAAGTATTGATAATCAACAGCTCGATCAGGTGATTGAAAGATTAACTACGTTACAAGAAGGATTAACAAATGTTAAAGAGACAAACAAAGAAGTTATCCAGTTTATAGATACGAAACATGGAGACGTGGAGCAAACGATTGGTGAATTACAGCAATTAGCTGAAAATACATCAACGAATATTGATGCCTTTGTAAAAGAGTATAAAGAGTCGATTGAACCAACTGTTATGGCGGAAATTAGCCGAGCTAAAAACACACTTTCAAAGGCTCGAGGCATATTGGTAGATATTCAAGGGATGATTCCAGAGGTAGAGCGTATCCTGGGAAGTACAGAAAGTAACTTAGGTGAAGGTGAAGATATACTTAAACGTGCTCTGGGAGAATTTCCTTATGTGAATAGTAAAGTCAAGGAGCTTGCAGATCGAATTCGCAGTATCCAAGGAGAGACGGATATTAACGAGATCATTAAACTTCTACAAAATGATCCAGAAGCAGAGAAAGGTTTTTTTGCTGAGCCAGTACAGTTGAATCAGAATAAGCTATTTCCAATGGAGAATTATGGTACTGGAATGACCCCGTTCTATACAGTGTTAGCTATATGGGTTGGCGGATTGCTGCTCATTTCTTTATTAGCAACCGACGTGCATGAGCTAGTTAATTATACAGAAAGACAAATGTATTTCGGACGCTTATTTACGTTTATGGGAATTGGCTTTTTACAAACAATCATTGTAACGGCAGGAGATTTGCTCTTATTAGGTGTCGATGCTGCTGAGCCATATTGGTTTTTACTGTTTGGTATTTTTATCAGTATGATTTTTATGCTCATCATTTATACGGTTGTTTCTGTGTTTGGCGACGTGGGAAAAGCAATGGTGATTGTATTTCTTGTTTTGCAAATTGCTGGTTCAGGTGGAACGTATCCTGTTGTTCTATTGCCAGAGTTTTTCCAAGCGATTAATCCATTTCTTCCGTTTACGTATGCCATTGATCTGTTACGGGAAGCGATAGGAGGTATTGTTTGGCAACGTGCTAGTAAAGATATTTTTTATCTTTGTTCGTTCGGGGCTGCGGCCATCGTACTTGGGGCATTTTTAAAACCAGTTATTAACCGGCATACCAATAAACTAAAAGAAAAATCTAAAGAATCCGGGTTATTTCACTAA
- a CDS encoding alpha/beta hydrolase, translated as MLKKKIILRIGTGIIVLLVIIDIIGSFYFYHLAISRNEKDFLQENEDLEVSAEALSEMLDGNWRGWVRKQNFETWKMTSFDDLNLQGYYLPAKQETNKTVIFAHGYLGRGLDMGMFGQYYYEQLGYNMFTADLRGHGESEGDYIGFGWHDRIDYVDWINQVIEKQGKDAEIVLHGVSMGAATVLMASGEKLPNNVKAIVADSPYTSVYDMFDYQMGRMFHLPAFPLLPSTSLVSKMRAGYGLREASAVKQVKKAEVPILYIHGNADTFVPTRMSEELYDQTNSPKELITFDGAGHGEAFVTHKENYIENLNRFLETYLPQ; from the coding sequence ATGTTGAAGAAAAAGATAATTTTACGTATAGGTACTGGTATTATTGTGCTACTTGTAATCATTGACATAATAGGAAGTTTTTATTTTTATCATTTAGCCATTTCCCGAAATGAGAAGGATTTTTTGCAAGAGAATGAGGATCTTGAAGTTTCTGCAGAGGCACTGAGTGAAATGCTAGATGGAAATTGGCGAGGTTGGGTTCGTAAACAGAATTTTGAAACCTGGAAAATGACTTCGTTTGACGATCTTAATTTACAAGGTTATTATCTACCAGCGAAACAAGAGACGAATAAAACAGTTATTTTTGCTCATGGCTATTTAGGCCGTGGCTTGGATATGGGGATGTTTGGCCAATATTATTATGAACAGTTAGGCTATAATATGTTTACGGCAGATTTAAGAGGCCATGGAGAAAGCGAAGGAGACTATATTGGATTTGGCTGGCATGATCGGATAGATTATGTCGATTGGATTAATCAAGTCATTGAAAAGCAAGGAAAGGATGCGGAAATTGTTTTACACGGTGTATCAATGGGAGCTGCAACTGTATTAATGGCTAGTGGTGAGAAGCTCCCTAATAATGTCAAAGCAATTGTAGCAGATAGTCCTTATACAAGTGTTTATGACATGTTCGATTATCAAATGGGGCGAATGTTCCATTTGCCTGCATTTCCACTTTTACCAAGCACAAGCCTCGTATCTAAAATGCGCGCTGGATATGGCTTGCGGGAAGCTTCTGCGGTGAAGCAAGTCAAAAAAGCAGAAGTACCCATTTTATATATTCATGGAAATGCCGATACATTTGTTCCAACTCGAATGAGCGAGGAATTATATGATCAGACAAATAGCCCTAAAGAGTTAATTACGTTTGATGGAGCGGGACATGGCGAGGCATTTGTGACCCATAAAGAAAACTATATAGAAAATTTAAATAGATTTTTAGAGACATATCTTCCGCAGTAG
- a CDS encoding carbamoyl phosphate synthase small subunit: MTKGQLVLETGEIFTGDWIGYMEEGVGELVFNTSMTGYQEMLTDPSYAGQIVILTYPVVGNYGMNVNDSESYRLQVAGVILNDVCDEPSHYQLQSTFTEALKKHAIPGLKNVDTRALVALIRKYGTVKGRLVLEKAFPDYKYEFTLPSVKELVQEVAVKSPIQMGEGNCHIVILDFGYKKSIVTALLELGCRVTVVPYHYTVKAIKALQPDGIMISNGPGNPSELQIYFPHIKAVTEAYPTLGICLGHQLVALAHGAETEKLPFGHRGSNHPVKDLQTGKISITAQNHGYVVKKESLSSTIFQVIFEHVHDQSVEGMKHKHLPITTVQFHPEAHPGPSDTAYILTDFVQQVIQLKEEWLCEKA, from the coding sequence ATGACAAAGGGACAGCTCGTTTTAGAGACAGGGGAAATATTTACCGGAGATTGGATTGGGTATATGGAGGAAGGTGTTGGAGAGCTTGTTTTTAATACAAGTATGACTGGTTATCAAGAAATGCTAACTGACCCTTCGTACGCTGGGCAAATCGTGATCTTAACTTACCCTGTCGTTGGGAATTATGGAATGAATGTGAATGATTCCGAAAGTTACCGTTTACAAGTTGCTGGTGTTATTTTGAACGACGTCTGTGACGAACCGAGTCATTATCAATTGCAGTCTACTTTTACGGAAGCATTAAAAAAGCATGCTATTCCTGGCTTGAAAAATGTGGATACGAGGGCACTCGTTGCTTTGATCAGGAAATATGGAACGGTAAAAGGGAGATTGGTGTTAGAGAAAGCTTTTCCGGATTACAAATATGAATTTACGTTGCCAAGTGTAAAGGAGTTAGTTCAGGAAGTAGCAGTAAAGTCTCCAATCCAAATGGGCGAGGGGAATTGTCATATCGTCATTCTTGATTTTGGTTATAAAAAATCGATTGTAACAGCACTGCTTGAGCTAGGTTGTCGGGTAACGGTAGTTCCTTATCACTATACCGTAAAAGCAATCAAGGCGTTACAGCCAGATGGTATCATGATAAGTAATGGTCCGGGCAACCCTAGTGAGCTTCAGATCTATTTTCCGCATATAAAAGCAGTGACGGAAGCTTATCCAACATTAGGGATTTGCTTAGGACATCAGCTTGTTGCTTTGGCACACGGTGCAGAAACCGAAAAATTGCCGTTTGGACACCGAGGGTCAAACCATCCGGTAAAAGACTTGCAAACAGGTAAAATAAGCATAACTGCGCAAAACCATGGCTATGTGGTAAAAAAAGAAAGTCTAAGCAGTACCATTTTTCAGGTAATTTTTGAACATGTCCATGACCAATCTGTTGAAGGAATGAAGCACAAACACTTACCTATTACTACTGTTCAATTTCATCCAGAGGCTCATCCTGGACCAAGTGATACGGCATATATTTTAACCGATTTTGTACAGCAAGTCATACAGTTAAAGGAAGAATGGTTATGCGAAAAAGCTTAA
- the carB gene encoding carbamoyl-phosphate synthase (glutamine-hydrolyzing) large subunit — protein MVMRKSLNKVLVIGSGPIVIGQAAEFDYAGTQACLALKEEGIEVILVNNNPATIMTDKAIADRVYLEAITVNNLEKIIAKERPDGLIGTLGGQTGLNITIALHDKGILARYHVKVLGTEVESIQKGESREAFRQLMLDMNEPVSQSKVVEDIQTGISFAKEIGFPVILRPAYTLGGEGGGFAYNETELIKRLENALKLSPIRQVLVEKSIKGWKEIEYEVIRDANDTCVIVCNMENMDPVGVHTGDSIVTAPSQTLTDTQYQMLRVASLKVIRALKVVGGCNIQFALDPTSNNYCIIEVNPRVSRSSALASKATGYPIARVATKCALGYRLDEIVNPITDTTSVAFEPALDYVVVKLPRFPFDKFTEADRTLGTQMKATGEVMAIDRTFEGALNKAVRSLEMNVDGLHLPKFTNISDVALREWIEEPNDVRLFALAEAINRDWSLEELHLITQIDPWFLAKMERILALEKQLAAYTISNIPKTLLLQAKRFNLGDKQIARIIGAKPNELRDKYKQLQIKPAYKLVDTCAGEFAAATPYYYSTWHGQDEVRVNQGKRKVLILGSGPIRIGQGVEFDYCSVHAALAVKQLGYEAIVVNNNPETVSTDYSVADKLYFEPLALEDILQIIAKEKAAGVLIQFGGQTAVNLVTELEQEGIHVYGTTPKHIAQMEEREQFYQLLDEGSIPHMKGYMVQHSGQLDEASEQLGFPVLIRPSYVIGGQSMFIAYDQEELENYVMRIQADTNDYCWPLLIDSYLPGKECEVDVISDGERVLIPGILEHIEKAGVHSGDSLAIFPPITLSDTEKQQIVSIATKIAQSVPIVGVMNIQFILYHEEVYVLEVNPRASRTVPIMSKMTDLPMVKWAVQVQLGYALEEITTEMNLCQEPPFFTVKAPVFSAGKLKGVDHVLGPEMKSTGEVIAISYQQEEVLTKIAAFLFDQTKAYKNLTMLVSIADRMKTSSLKTIQSASEAGISLLATKGTARFLNANGISVKHVIHNRDELTDTLEPYPPDMILNLPEQGRNVNSFGFHLREWAVRYQVPCFTSLETFEAIVLKTISACDSLPMLALQDYHTTLFKTNVTN, from the coding sequence ATGGTTATGCGAAAAAGCTTAAATAAAGTACTGGTGATAGGTTCTGGGCCAATCGTCATTGGGCAAGCTGCTGAATTTGATTATGCAGGAACACAAGCATGTTTAGCGCTTAAGGAAGAGGGAATCGAAGTTATTTTAGTAAACAATAATCCAGCAACCATCATGACGGATAAAGCGATTGCTGATCGCGTTTATTTGGAAGCTATAACGGTAAATAATTTGGAAAAGATTATTGCTAAGGAAAGACCGGACGGGTTAATCGGTACACTTGGGGGACAGACCGGATTAAATATAACAATTGCACTACACGATAAAGGTATTCTTGCCCGGTATCACGTAAAAGTACTTGGAACGGAAGTAGAATCCATTCAAAAAGGAGAAAGCAGAGAAGCATTCCGACAGTTAATGCTCGATATGAATGAACCAGTTTCCCAATCAAAAGTAGTCGAAGATATTCAAACAGGGATTTCATTTGCAAAGGAAATAGGTTTTCCTGTTATTCTACGTCCGGCGTATACATTGGGGGGAGAAGGTGGAGGTTTTGCATACAATGAAACAGAACTTATAAAGCGATTAGAGAATGCTTTAAAGCTTAGTCCTATCCGCCAAGTACTTGTAGAAAAAAGTATCAAAGGTTGGAAGGAAATTGAATATGAAGTCATACGAGATGCAAACGATACATGCGTAATTGTTTGTAATATGGAGAATATGGATCCAGTGGGGGTACATACAGGCGATTCCATCGTAACAGCTCCTTCACAAACTTTAACAGATACACAGTATCAGATGTTACGCGTAGCTTCGTTAAAAGTTATTCGTGCATTGAAGGTAGTCGGAGGATGTAATATTCAGTTTGCTTTAGATCCAACATCAAATAACTATTGCATTATTGAGGTGAACCCAAGAGTAAGCAGATCCTCGGCACTCGCATCCAAAGCGACAGGTTATCCTATAGCACGTGTGGCAACGAAATGTGCCCTAGGCTATCGTTTGGATGAAATTGTAAATCCGATTACAGACACCACCTCGGTTGCGTTTGAACCTGCACTGGACTACGTTGTCGTAAAGCTGCCACGTTTTCCGTTTGATAAGTTTACTGAAGCTGATCGTACATTAGGGACGCAAATGAAAGCAACTGGGGAAGTGATGGCAATTGACCGCACATTTGAGGGCGCACTAAATAAAGCTGTCCGTTCATTAGAGATGAATGTAGATGGCTTACATTTACCTAAATTCACCAACATATCGGATGTAGCTTTACGTGAATGGATTGAAGAGCCTAATGATGTGCGGTTATTTGCACTTGCTGAAGCAATAAACCGTGACTGGTCTCTAGAAGAACTACATCTCATCACACAAATCGATCCTTGGTTTTTAGCTAAAATGGAGCGAATTTTAGCTTTAGAAAAACAATTGGCAGCCTATACCATCTCTAATATCCCGAAAACTTTATTACTACAAGCAAAACGGTTTAATCTGGGGGATAAGCAGATTGCTAGGATAATAGGTGCAAAGCCAAATGAATTAAGGGACAAATATAAACAGCTGCAAATAAAACCTGCATATAAATTAGTGGACACCTGCGCTGGAGAATTTGCTGCTGCAACCCCATATTATTATTCAACGTGGCATGGTCAAGACGAAGTGAGAGTAAATCAAGGAAAGCGAAAAGTATTAATTCTTGGCTCTGGACCGATACGGATTGGTCAAGGAGTCGAATTTGACTATTGCTCTGTACATGCTGCCTTAGCGGTGAAACAACTTGGATACGAAGCAATTGTCGTAAATAATAACCCAGAAACCGTTAGCACCGATTACTCTGTTGCTGATAAGTTATATTTTGAACCATTAGCGCTAGAAGATATTCTACAAATTATTGCGAAAGAAAAGGCAGCAGGAGTGCTTATTCAGTTTGGCGGCCAAACAGCAGTAAATCTGGTAACAGAACTCGAACAAGAGGGTATTCACGTTTATGGAACAACACCAAAACATATTGCTCAAATGGAGGAGCGGGAGCAGTTTTATCAGTTATTGGATGAAGGTTCCATTCCACATATGAAGGGATATATGGTTCAACATAGCGGGCAATTAGATGAAGCCTCGGAGCAACTTGGTTTTCCGGTGTTAATTCGACCTTCTTATGTGATCGGAGGACAGTCCATGTTTATTGCCTATGATCAGGAAGAGCTTGAAAATTACGTCATGCGTATTCAAGCGGATACGAATGACTATTGCTGGCCGTTGTTAATTGATTCATATCTTCCAGGTAAAGAATGTGAAGTCGATGTAATTAGTGACGGGGAAAGGGTCCTTATCCCAGGTATTTTGGAACATATTGAAAAGGCTGGTGTGCATTCAGGAGATAGCTTGGCGATCTTTCCACCTATAACGCTATCGGATACAGAAAAACAGCAGATCGTCTCGATTGCTACAAAAATTGCTCAATCTGTACCGATTGTCGGTGTGATGAATATTCAATTCATCTTATATCACGAAGAAGTGTATGTATTGGAAGTGAATCCGCGAGCTTCACGTACCGTTCCGATCATGAGTAAAATGACAGATCTACCTATGGTGAAGTGGGCTGTTCAAGTGCAGCTTGGATATGCTTTAGAGGAAATTACAACAGAAATGAATCTATGTCAAGAACCTCCATTTTTCACCGTAAAAGCGCCAGTTTTTTCTGCAGGAAAGTTAAAAGGCGTTGATCATGTATTGGGTCCAGAAATGAAGTCTACGGGAGAAGTCATTGCTATTTCTTATCAGCAGGAGGAAGTTTTAACTAAAATTGCTGCTTTCCTTTTTGACCAAACAAAGGCGTATAAAAATCTCACTATGCTCGTATCTATTGCCGATCGTATGAAGACAAGCAGTCTTAAAACGATTCAATCAGCCAGTGAAGCGGGTATTTCCTTACTGGCAACAAAAGGAACAGCTCGTTTTTTAAACGCAAACGGTATTTCCGTTAAGCATGTGATCCATAACCGAGATGAACTTACAGATACTTTGGAACCATATCCGCCTGACATGATTCTGAATTTGCCAGAACAAGGTAGAAACGTGAACAGTTTTGGCTTTCATCTTCGTGAGTGGGCGGTTCGTTATCAAGTTCCTTGCTTTACAAGCTTGGAGACTTTTGAAGCAATCGTGTTAAAAACAATATCGGCGTGTGACAGTTTGCCAATGCTGGCGCTACAAGACTATCATACAACTCTATTCAAGACAAACGTAACAAACTGA
- a CDS encoding S9 family peptidase has protein sequence MSLKRALQVDDMLQLNVVSDPQFTPDGRAFTYTMTTINDQNEYESQLMYQRLKDKHATPWTFHASKNSNLRFSPDGKRAVFQSTRSGRPQLWLIHTDGGEAKQLTTFRHGATNPIWSKDGKHVFFTAFLEADDDIHNQKEPTKEEEQKEKEQKQKKPLIVNRITYKSDARGFHDQKRAQIIMLTIYDEALYQLTEADADHVLQDISPDGTTLLYAANLTDNADYELTNDLYCLHLMTKATSKLTDGKSTYDKAVFSPDGSKIASFGHEFAYKGASLTELYVFDIKTKERTCLSKDWDVELGDAMIGDTRLGESESGPIWNEDSSKIFFIATDQGATEFHAASIDGGNEVIYKQNNHIFGFSYDKYSNSFILGMSRPTNPGEFYLLQEDGTLEPMTDNNRTFLRDVDLQEPEELLIQTEDNWEVQGWLLRPYGFTEGKKYPTILEIHGGPHAMYGQTFFFEMQLLAAKGYVVLYTNPRGSHGYGQAFVNACRGDYGGGDYRDIMAAVDYAMHQYSFIDEQRLGVTGGSYGGFMTNWIVGHTNRFKAAVTQRSISNWLSFYGVSDIGFFFTEWEHGVNLLDDPAKLWEFSPLKYAKNVETPLLILHGELDYRCPIEQGEQLFITLKHLKKEVEFVRFPHANHELSRSGNPDMRIERLNHIIRWFDTYL, from the coding sequence ATGAGTCTTAAACGAGCACTTCAAGTAGATGATATGTTGCAACTTAACGTCGTTAGTGATCCACAATTCACACCAGATGGTCGGGCTTTTACGTACACAATGACAACCATAAATGATCAAAATGAGTATGAATCACAGCTAATGTACCAAAGACTTAAAGATAAGCATGCTACCCCTTGGACCTTTCATGCATCTAAAAATAGCAATCTACGATTTTCCCCTGATGGGAAGCGAGCTGTCTTTCAATCTACTAGAAGCGGACGTCCCCAACTATGGTTGATCCATACAGACGGCGGTGAGGCAAAACAATTGACGACGTTTCGCCATGGAGCCACAAATCCAATCTGGTCTAAAGATGGTAAACATGTATTCTTTACTGCTTTCCTCGAAGCTGACGATGATATACATAACCAAAAAGAGCCTACCAAAGAGGAAGAGCAAAAAGAAAAAGAACAGAAGCAAAAAAAACCATTGATCGTCAATCGTATCACATATAAATCTGATGCAAGAGGCTTTCATGATCAAAAACGAGCCCAGATTATCATGTTAACAATCTACGATGAAGCATTATACCAACTAACAGAGGCAGATGCTGACCATGTCCTTCAGGATATTTCTCCTGATGGTACAACGCTACTATACGCAGCTAATTTAACCGATAATGCGGATTATGAATTAACCAATGATCTCTATTGTCTCCATTTAATGACAAAAGCAACGAGCAAGCTTACAGATGGAAAAAGCACTTACGATAAAGCTGTTTTTTCACCAGACGGCAGTAAAATCGCTAGCTTTGGGCATGAGTTTGCCTATAAAGGTGCGTCCCTTACTGAACTTTACGTATTTGACATAAAAACGAAAGAGCGAACCTGCTTGAGCAAAGACTGGGATGTGGAGCTTGGTGATGCCATGATCGGTGATACACGGCTTGGCGAATCAGAATCAGGACCAATTTGGAATGAAGATAGTTCAAAGATTTTCTTTATTGCAACAGATCAAGGGGCTACAGAATTTCACGCAGCTTCCATTGATGGTGGTAACGAAGTCATTTATAAACAAAACAATCATATTTTTGGATTTTCCTATGACAAATACAGTAATTCCTTCATCCTGGGAATGAGCAGACCGACAAATCCAGGTGAATTTTATCTCTTACAGGAAGATGGCACGCTAGAACCAATGACAGATAATAATCGTACATTTCTTAGGGATGTAGACCTTCAAGAACCGGAAGAATTGCTTATCCAGACTGAAGATAATTGGGAAGTTCAAGGTTGGTTATTACGTCCTTATGGCTTTACAGAAGGGAAAAAATACCCAACTATATTAGAAATTCATGGCGGTCCTCATGCTATGTATGGGCAGACATTTTTCTTTGAAATGCAGCTCCTTGCAGCAAAAGGTTATGTCGTTTTGTATACTAACCCACGGGGAAGTCACGGATACGGGCAGGCATTTGTCAATGCATGCAGAGGTGATTATGGTGGTGGCGATTATCGTGATATCATGGCAGCTGTAGACTATGCTATGCATCAGTATAGCTTTATCGATGAACAACGTCTAGGCGTTACAGGTGGGAGCTATGGCGGGTTTATGACCAATTGGATTGTTGGTCATACGAATCGATTTAAAGCCGCTGTAACACAGCGTTCTATCTCTAATTGGCTTAGCTTTTATGGTGTAAGTGATATTGGCTTCTTCTTTACCGAGTGGGAGCATGGAGTGAATCTATTAGATGATCCAGCAAAACTTTGGGAGTTCTCGCCATTAAAATATGCTAAAAACGTGGAAACACCATTGCTTATTTTACATGGTGAATTGGACTATCGTTGTCCGATTGAGCAAGGCGAGCAGTTGTTTATTACATTAAAACACTTGAAAAAGGAAGTAGAATTCGTGCGCTTCCCTCACGCAAACCACGAACTAAGCAGGAGCGGAAATCCTGACATGCGAATCGAACGTTTAAACCATATTATAAGATGGTTTGACACTTATCTATAA